The Panicum virgatum strain AP13 chromosome 5K, P.virgatum_v5, whole genome shotgun sequence genome has a window encoding:
- the LOC120709231 gene encoding scarecrow-like protein 3, producing the protein MVQDEASSSSVTSSPLHNLSSHTMPLHPAAAPTPPWLLRELRSDERGLCLIHLLLNCAAAAAAGRLDAANAALEHIASLAAPDGDAMQRVAAAFAEALARRALRAWPGLCRALLLPRAAPAAAELAAARRHFLDLCPFLRLAGAAANQSILEAMESEKMVHVVDLGGADATQWLELLHLLAARPEGPPHLRLTAVHEHKDVLTQTAMVLAKEAERLDVPFQFNPVVCRLEALDVESLRVKTGEALAVTSSLQLHCLLASDDDSNGSKDSSSNDKGERRVKYRSSPESGSGVSPSTSRADAFLGALWGLSPKVTVVTEQEASHNAAALTERFVEALNYYAALFDCLEVVAARGSVERARVERWLLGEEIKNIVACEGGERRERHERLERWAARMEGAGFARVPLSYYALLQARRAAQGLCCDGFKVREDKGSFFLCWQDRAIFSVSAWRGRRLD; encoded by the coding sequence aTGGTCCAGGACGAAGCCTCCTCGTCGTCCGTCACATCCTCCCCGCTCCACAACTTGTCGTCCCACACCATGCCTCtccacccggccgccgccccgacgccgcccTGGCTGCTGCGGGAGCTCCGCTCCGACGAGCGCGGCCTCTGCCTCAtccacctcctcctcaactgcgccgccgccgccgccgccggccgcctcgacgccgccaaCGCCGCGCTCGAGCACATCGCCTCGCTCGCCGCCCCCGACGGCGACGCCATGcagcgcgtcgccgccgccttcgccgaggccctggcgcgccgcgcgctccgGGCCTGGCCGGGCCTCTGCCGGGCGCTGCTcctgccccgcgccgcgcccgccgccgccgagctcgccgccgcgcgccgccacttCCTCGACCTCTGCCCCTTCCTCCGCCTCGCGGGCGCAGCCGCCAACCAGTCCATCCTGGAGGCCATGGAGTCGGAGAAGATGGTGCACGTCGTCGacctcggcggcgccgacgccaCCCAGTGGCTggagctcctccacctcctggCCGCGCGCCCCGAGGGCCCGCCGCACCTCCGCCTCACGGCCGTCCACGAGCACAAGGACGTGCTCACCCAGACGGCCATGGTGCTCGCCAAGGAGGCCGAGCGCCTGGACGTGCCCTTCCAGTTCAACCCCGTGGTGTGCCGGCTGGAGGCGCTGGACGTGGAGTCTCTCCGGGTGAAGACCGGCGAGGCGCTGGCCGTCACCTCCAGCCTGCAGCTGCACTGCCTGCTCGCCTCCGACGACGACTCCAATGGCAGCAAGGACAGCAGCAGCAACGATAAAGGAGAGCGGCGGGTCAAATACAGGAGCAGCCCCGAGTCCGGGTCCGGGGtgtcgccgtcgacgtcgcgcGCGGACGCGTTCCTGGGCGCGCTGTGGGGCCTGTCGCCCAAGGTGACGGTGGTGACGGAGCAGGAGGCGAGCCACaacgcggcggcgctgacggAGCGCTTCGTCGAGGCGCTCAACTACTACGCGGCGCTCTTCGACTGcctggaggtggtggcggcgcgcgggtcggtggagcgcgcgcgcgtggagcggtgGCTCCTGGGcgaggagatcaagaacatcGTGGCGTGCgagggcggcgagcggcgggagCGGCACGAGCGCCTGGAGCGGtgggcggcgaggatggagGGCGCCGGCTTCGCCCGCGTGCCGCTCAGCTACTACGCGCTGCTGCAGGCAaggcgggcggcgcaggggctctgCTGCGACGGCTTCAAGGTGCGCGAGGACAAGGGCTCCTTCTTCCTCTGCTGGCAGGACCGCGCCATCTTCTCCGTCTCCGCCTGGCGCGGCCGCCGCTTGGACTGA
- the LOC120709233 gene encoding protein GDAP2 homolog → MASGSAAAGESDFSVLVLGSDFATDAGAALLTHADREEWHDCLPDLSEAEADACFSDLEELQVVRVQGTDRAGRTIVRVVGKFFPAPVIDGERLKKYVFYKLRTELPEGPFSILYIHSTVQSDDNNPGMSILRTIYEELPPEYKERLQVFYFLHPGLRSRLAIATLGRLFLSGGLYWKIKYISRLEYLWGDIRKGAVEIPDFVVEHDKILEYRPLTDYGIEPDPLHLADVPAVGYSLGRFENKWAPEDRWYSQNYM, encoded by the exons ATGGCGtcgggctccgccgccgccggtgagagcGACTTCTCCGTGCTCGTGCTGGGCTCCGACTTCGCgaccgacgccggcgccgcgctccTCACCCACGCCGACCGCGAGGAGTGGCACGACTGCCTCCCTGACCTctccgaggccgaggccgacgcCTGCTTCTCCGACCTCGAGGAGCTCCAGGTCGTGCGCGTCCAGGGCACCGACCGGGCCGGCCGGACCATCGTCCGCGTCGTCGGCAAGTTCTTCCCTG CTCCAGTAATTGATGGTGAACGTCTGAAGAAGTATGTGTTCTACAAGCTCCGAACTGAATTGCCAGAGGGTCCATTCTCCATTTTGTACATTCACAGCACTGTGCAGTCAGATGACAACAACCCTGGGATGTCAATCTTGAGGACGATTTATGAGGAGCTTCCACCTGAATACAAGGAAAGGCTTCAAGTTTTCTACTTCTTGCATCCTGGACTTCGCTCCAGGTTGGCCATTGCCACTCTTGGCAGGCTATTCTTAAGTGGAGG GTTGTATTGGAAAATCAAGTACATTAGTCGACTAGAATATCTCTGGGGAGATATAAGAAAAGGGGCAGTTGAAATTCCAGATTTTGTTGTTGAACACGATAAGATTCTTGAGTACCGGCCATTGACTGATTATGGCATAGAACCTGATCCACTGCATCTAGCTGATGTACCTGCTGTGGGATACTCGCTTGGAAGATTTGAAAATAAGTGGGCTCCTGAAGATCGATGGTATTCTCAAAATTACATGTGA
- the LOC120709232 gene encoding pyrroline-5-carboxylate reductase-like: MAAAPLQPVPPPAAVNGDAFRVGFIGPGNLAESIARGVAASGVLPANAIRTAPHRRPERGTAFASIGACLLDTNAQVVDDSDVIVISVKPQIVKQVILELKPLLSDEKLLVSIAAGVKMKDLQDWSGQRRIIRVMPNTPSAVRQAASVMCLGEMATQKDANRVRSLFSAIGKVWTAEEKYFDAVTGLSGSGPAYIFLAIEAMADGGVAAGLPRDLALGLASQTVLGAATMVSETGKHPGQLKDQVTSPAGTTIAGVQELEKGAFRGTLISAVVAAAKRCCELS; encoded by the exons atggcggcggcgcctctcCAGCCCGTGCCACCGCCCGCGGCCGTGAACGGCGACGCGTTCCGCGTGGGTTTCATCGGCCCGGGCAACTTGGCGGAGAGCATCGCCCGCGGCGTCGCGGCGTCGGGCGTCCTCCCGGCCAACGCCATCCGCACCGccccccaccgccgccccgagcGCGGCACGGCCTTCGCCTCCATCGGCGCGTGCCTGCTCGACACCAATGCCCAG GTTGTCGACGACAGTGATGTGATAGTCATCTCCGTGAAGCCTCAGATCG TAAAGCAGGTTATACTTGAACTGAAGCCACTGCTGTCAGATGAAAAGCTTCTGGTGTCTATTGCTGCTGGCGTCAAGATGAAAGATTTGCAG GATTGGTCTGGTCAACGGAGAATCATTAGAGTAATGCCCAACACCCCTTCAGCTGTTAGACAAGCTGCATCAG TGATGTGTTTGGGAGAGATGGCTACTCAGAAAGATGCGAACCGTGTAAGAAGTTTATTCAGCGCCATTGGAAAGGTTTGGACAGCTGAAGAGAAATATTTTGATGCTGTAACTGGCCTGAG TGGTAGCGGTCCAGCCTACATTTTCTTAGCAATAGAGGCCATGGCTGATGGTGGAGTCGCTGCTGGGCTTCCTCGGGACCTTGCACTTGGTCTTGCATCTCAAACA GTTCTTGGTGCTGCAACCATGGTGAGCGAGACAGGAAAACATCCAGGCCAACTGAAGGATCAGGTCACTTCTCCAGCAGGCACTACTATAGCTGGGGTTCAGGAGCTCGAGAAGGGTGCATTCCGTGGAACGCTGATCAgtgctgttgttgctgccgcAAAGCGTTGCTGCGAACTGTCCTAG